One window of the Piliocolobus tephrosceles isolate RC106 chromosome 17, ASM277652v3, whole genome shotgun sequence genome contains the following:
- the TFAP4 gene encoding transcription factor AP-4, giving the protein MEYFMVPTQKVPSLQHFRKTEKEVIGGLCSLANIPLTPETQRDQERRIRREIANSNERRRMQSINAGFQSLKTLIPHTDGEKLSKAAILQQTAEYIFSLEQEKTRLLQQNTQLKRFIQELSGSSPKRRRAEDKDEGIGSPDIWEDEKAEDLRREMIELRQQLDKERSVRMMLEEQVRSLEAHMYPEKLKVIAQQVQLQQQQEQVRLLHQEKLEREQQHLRTQLLPPPAPTHHPTVIVPAPPPPPSHHINVVTMGPSSVINSVSTSRQNLDTIVQAIQHIEGTQEKQELEEEQRRAVIVKPVRSCPEAPTSDTASDSEASDSDAMDQSREEPSGDGELP; this is encoded by the exons ATGGAGTATTTCATGGTGCCCACTCAGAAGGTGCCCTCTTTGCAACATTtcaggaaaacagagaaagaagtgATAGGAGGGCTCTGTAG CCTTGCCAACATTCCACTAACTCCGGAGACTCAGCGGGACCAGGAGCGGCGGATTCGAAGGGAGATCGCCAACAGCAACGAGCGGAGGCGCATGCAGAGCATCAACGCGGGATTCCAGTCCCTCAAGACCCTCATCCCCCACACAGATGGAGAGAAGCTCAGCAAG GCAGCCATTCTCCAGCAGACAGCCGAGTACATCTTCTCCCTGGAGCAGGAGAAGACCAGGCTCCTGCAGCAGAACACACAGCTCAAGCGCTTCATCCAG GAGCTGAGCGGCTCGTCCCCCAAGCGACGGCGGGCAGAGGACAAGGACGAAGGCATCGGCTCTCCGGACATCTGGGAGGACGAGAAGGCGGAGGACCTGCGGCGGGAGATGATTGAGCTGCGGCAGCAGCTGGACAAGGAGCGCTCGGTGCGCATGATGCTGGAGGAGCAG GTGCGCTCGCTGGAGGCCCACATGTACCCGGAAAAGCTCAAGGTGATTGCGCAGCAggtgcagctgcagcagcagcaggaacagGTGAGGCTGCTGCACCAGGAGAAGCTGGAGCGGGAACAGCAGCACCTGCGGACCCAG CTTCTGCCCCCTCCggcccccacccaccaccccacGGTGATCGTGCCGGCACCAcctccccctccttcccaccACATCAACGTCGTCACCATGGGCCCCTCCTCAGTCATCAACTCTGTTTCTACATCCCGGCAAAATCTGGACACCATCGTGCAG GCAATCCAGCACATCGAGGGCACCCAGGAAAAGCAGGAGTTGGAGGAGGAGCAGCGGCGAGCTGTCATCGTGAAGCCCGTGCGCAGCTGCCCGGAGGCCCCCACCTCTGACACCGCCTCTGACTCCGAGGCCTCAGACAGTGACGCCATGGACCAGAGCCGGGAGGAACCTTCGGGGGACGGGGAGCTTCCCTGA